The following DNA comes from Mesoplodon densirostris isolate mMesDen1 chromosome 9, mMesDen1 primary haplotype, whole genome shotgun sequence.
TtacttctgcttcctgatttaaCGCGTAGGGGCTGTAAGGCGCGCCGAAGTTCTGCGCGCCGTAGCTTGGACCACAACTCGAGTGGGAGTAGGATACCCCCAGGTTCCCAGGAGTCTGGTAGGTGGCCGgctgggggtggtgatggtggtggtggtggggcgggCTGATCTGCACCCCCCTGCCCACTAGGAAGCGGTCGTCGCCGCCACAGCTGTTGGCACTGACCGCGCACGACTGGAAAGTTGTAATTCCATGGTCGGAGGGGTAGGCTCGCGCTGAGCAGGTCCCCGAGTCGCCACCGCTGAGGATGGGGTATTCCAGGAAGGAGCTCATTCTTGCATTGTCCATCTGTCACTGAGTGACCAGGTCCTGCGAAGCCCTGGGTGACCGTGCCAACTTTCTCACTTCCTCCATGGGGCcggagaagaaaaatgatatgaaTGTACAGTGCGCAAGAGGGGGGGCGGGAGGGCGGAGGGCGCTAGGGGAGGGGCACGTGACTATATCAGCCAATGGCGGAGCTCGCTGCGAAAGTTTGCAGGCTCCTGCGGTGATGGATCACCATTTCAGTGGCATTTAAATCCCCGGCGCTCCTCAGTCTAGGTGACGCGCAGTCGCCCCCCCAGGCAGCCCgggcggcagcagcagctgcGGCAGCTGCCGGGGCAGATTCGGAGCGCTGGGGCGAAGGGGAGCAGAGGCTGCTTTCTGCGCGCGCTGACTCCGATCGCCCCCCCCCTCCGGGAAGTGGGGGCTGGAAGGCATCCCCCGTcaccgccccctccccaccgCGCACAGAAAGATGAATTGGCAAGAGGTGAGAAGCGAGGAGGGCTCCTCGATCTCTCGGGTCGGGAATCAGTGGGCGGGAGCTCGCTGGGCCGCCACTAGCACACTGGCGGAGCCCGGAACGCAAAGAATTGGAGGGGTTGCTCCCCGGGCGCTTTCCCTTCAGTCCCTTCTGCGGTGCCTCGAGGAGTGCCAAGAACGGTGGCGTAGGACGAGGCTGGGCCACCAGCTCTCTAAGCTCGGGATGGAGAGGGAAGTACGCAGAGAGCTGGCTGGGAGGAACCCGAGTGGGCGTGGAGGGGACGAGGGCAAAAAAGGAAACTTCCCTTCTCCAAGGAGGGTCTTGAAGCCtcctttcctcccacccccctttctcctccccctccctccccccccccgtcGGCTATTAGCGTGGCAACGTGGAGCTTTTGTATGTAATTCGACGCCTGGGAGTGGGTGAGCCTTGGGAGCTAGGCTTGCTGGCCAAGGCCAGGGGTGGCCCAGCTCTTCGCCCTCCCTCTCTCGTCGCTCTCCGCCCCTTTCTCCTCCCCACTCAGCTTGCTCTGGGAGCCCTACGGGATCCGTAGCAACTCCGCCGGTAGATTTTGAGGGGTAGGAGGCGGGGGAGAGAGATGACGCTAGCGGACGTGGCAAGCCTGGGGGCCGGGCCCTGTGCTGCAGGCCATCTGCCGGCTCCCTAGGACCCAGGAGCCTGCGTGCTCCGACCGCGGCCTCAAAGGGCGAGACCACGGCTCCCGCAAAGTACGATGGACtctcccccccagccccccgcaACGTTTCTCGTTTTCTGAAGGGAGATGTTAGGAGTGGAAGAGCTTCCTTTATCCACTCCCCCCATTCTACTGCACAgctgaagtgggggtgggggctggcaggtgggaggggcgggGGACAGATGGCTGATGGGGGACGGGACATTTCCTCCTTCCCCAACAACTGACTGCCTAATTCCTTGTGTGAACCTTCAAGTCTTTCCCTAGAGAGACACGTGCAAATCTGAGCGTCATCCCAGGACAGGGGTCCTGTTCTCCATCACCCTCGTCCTACCCCGATGCCGACAGGGTCGTTAATTGCTGTTTACTATTAGGTTTCGTGTGAACCCTTAGCTTGTAGAGAGAAAAGGCCAAACAGAGGCCAAGAACTGATGCATTCTTGGGTAAAAGAAATCCAGACATCATCCAGAAGCTTTGCAGCCAATGCTGTATAGCTTTATTCTGACCACGTTCACCACATCGGTATCCAACAGATCAAATTTATCTGAGGATTGTATGTGGATTTGGGGTTCCCACTCCTCTTTAGCTTTCCCTCCCCAGTTAAAAGAAGGAAGTTTTTCTTGAGGCAGGCACATTTCAAATGTGTTAGTCAGCCTTTCAAGTTTCTGTGTTCTGTTCTTCACGTATAGAAGTTCTCTCCTAACCTGTCTCCCCAAGAGGGAAAACTGGCAGACATTTGACTGTAGATTCCCTCAGTAGCAaaggaacatttttttcctaaacatttCCTTTTGAAAGGGTATTTTCCTGTGACCTGCGACCCACCCCCAATCATGGTTAAGAGGGAACCAGGAAAGGTCACTCCTGCCCCAGTTTCAGCACCTGGGGAACCTCATCCGGGAGAAGGGAAAAGGCAAGGAGGCCCTCCTGGAGGTGGCTTCCTTGGGAGCGCCAGGCCTCCAGCCAGGGGGGGAGAGAAGGGGCTCCTGT
Coding sequences within:
- the HOXA1 gene encoding homeobox protein Hox-A1 isoform X2; the encoded protein is MDNARMSSFLEYPILSGGDSGTCSARAYPSDHGITTFQSCAVSANSCGGDDRFLVGRGVQISPPHHHHHHHPQPATYQTPGNLGVSYSHSSCGPSYGAQNFGAPYSPYALNQEAEPPRSLSLPCIRDIFSSTDL